From the Candidatus Hydrogenedentota bacterium genome, the window CAACATTGCCGAACCAACCGGCCAGAAAAATGGCTGGTGAGATATCCGGGTTAGGCAGTTCCGCCATGTTTACACAACACGCCAAGGGGAGGGCTGTTATAGATTTGGCTTGTGTTATGTCAGCCACTCCGATTCGCCCCATCCGTCTGCTCAGCACATCTTCGAGCCCGCCTCAATAATACCCGGATAATATTGACATTGGGATATTATCCGGGTATAATGGGTTTGATGCGGACCAAGAAGTATGGTCCGGAACAGATACTGGTTCAGGAAGGAGACTTGTCATGGCGGAGCAATTGGGTTACACGGCGTTTACAGGGGAGCGTTGTCTTGTGTCCGGCGACCTGCACACGATGCTTTTGCGTGTGAAGGCGTATCTCGATTCGGGGGGGGACAGCACGGTCCTCATTTTTGACGACCAGACTGGCGGCCAGGTTGATTTTGACTTTCGGGGCACGCCGGAGGACGTGTTGCAACGGCTTGAGCGCCATCCGCTTTTTGCAAAACCCGCCGCGCAGGAGCAGCCGCGCACGGGTCCGGGCCGTCCCGCGCTGGGTGTGACGGGCAGGGAGGTGACGCTGTTGCCCCGGCATTGGGATTGGCTTGCGGAACAGCCCGGAGGCGCCTCGGCGGTGCTTCGCAGGCTTGTGGAGCGCGCGATGGCCCAGGACGCGGGTACTCGAAGGGAGCGGCGGGCGCTGGACGCGGCGGGGAAATTTATGTGGGCGATGGCGGGCAACCTGCCCGGTTTCGAGGAGGCGACCCGGGCTTTGTACGCGGGTGACAGGGCGGGGTTCGAGGCGCTGGTGCGGGAATGGCCGGAGGACATCCGCACCCATGCGGTCCGGCTGGCCCGGGCCGGGATGGAGTCTTCGGCGGCGGCGCACGGCTGAAACTGCCCGGCGAAAAACGGGGAGGATGTCGTCCGGATTGACATTCCATGCCGGTTTGGGATGATAATGATGCCGGAGGAAAAAAACCGAAAGGACCGTTTTCATGCAAAAACCAAGAAGGCACGGATTCACCCTGATCGAACTGCTGGTTGTGATAGCCATCATCGGCATCCTTGCGGCGATTCTGCTGCCCGCGCTGGCGCGGGCGCGCGAGGCGGCGCGGCGTTCGAGCTGCCAGAACAACCTGAAGCAGATGGGGGTCATTTACAAGATGTATGCGGGCGAGGCGCCGGGGCAGAAATTTCCGCGCATCCAGATGCGGGACTATCCGGGCACGGCCATCAAGCCGCAGTTTTCCATGTCGCCGGACATCATGTCCGTGTACCCCGAATACATGACCGACGCCTCGGTGATGGTGTGCCCTTCGGACATCAAGAACCAGATTTTCTACAAGGACGAGTGCCTTTTCAGCGACCCGACGGGCGAG encodes:
- a CDS encoding DUF2239 family protein, with the translated sequence MAEQLGYTAFTGERCLVSGDLHTMLLRVKAYLDSGGDSTVLIFDDQTGGQVDFDFRGTPEDVLQRLERHPLFAKPAAQEQPRTGPGRPALGVTGREVTLLPRHWDWLAEQPGGASAVLRRLVERAMAQDAGTRRERRALDAAGKFMWAMAGNLPGFEEATRALYAGDRAGFEALVREWPEDIRTHAVRLARAGMESSAAAHG